The Natator depressus isolate rNatDep1 chromosome 8, rNatDep2.hap1, whole genome shotgun sequence genome window below encodes:
- the DBT gene encoding lipoamide acyltransferase component of branched-chain alpha-keto acid dehydrogenase complex, mitochondrial isoform X2 codes for MPLMRICVHHIRSCSSVRFIKSKYMSIFDKSAFKFSHQHRLFRTSAISNGQIVQFKLSDIGEGITEVTVKEWYVKEGDSVSQFDSICEVQSDKASVTITSRYDGIIRKLHYNLDEIAYVGKPLVDIETDALKDVASEEDVVETPAVSHEEHTHQEIKGHKTLATPAVRRLAMENNIKLSEVVGTGKDNRILKEDILNYLAKQTGAILPPSPKPEIIPPLPKLETAPAAPKDKGTKIPIPISKPIVFAGKDKTEAVTGFHKAMVKTMTAALKIPHFGYCDEIDLTQLVQLREELKPLAQVRGVKLSFMPFFIKAASLGLLHYPILNASVDENCQNITYKASHNIGVAMATEQGLIVPNVKNVQVCSVFEIASELNRLLTLGSAGQLGTNDLTGGTFTLSNIGTIGGTYAKPVILPPEVAIGALGKIQVLPRFNGKGEVFEAQIMNVSWSADHRIIDGATMARFSNLWKSYLEKPASMLLDLK; via the exons ATGCCATTAATGAGG atcTGTGTTCACCATATTAGATCATGTAGCAGTGTTCGCTTTATAAAGTCCAAATACATGAGCATATTTGACAAATCTGCATTCAAGTTTAGTCATCAACACAGATTGTTCAGAACATCTGCTA TTTCAAATGGCCAAATTGTCCAGTTTAAGCTCTCTGATATTGGAGAAGGAATTACAGAGGTGACTGTGAAAGAATG GTATGTAAAAGAAGGTGATAGTGTGTCTCAGTTTGATAGCATCTGTGAAGTACAAAGTGATAAAGCTTCTGTCACTATCACTAGTCGTTATGATGGCATCATTAGAAAACTCCATTATAATCTAGATGAAATTGCTTATGTTGGAAAACCATTAGTGGACATAGAAACTGATGCCCTGAAAG aTGTAGCCTCAGAAGAGGATGTTGTTGAGACACCTGCTGTGTCTCATGAAGAACACACACACCAAGAGATAAAAGGCCACAAAACACTAGCAACCCCTGCAGTCCGTCGACTTGCCATGGAAAACAAT ATTAAACTGAGTGAAGTTGTTGGAACAGGGAAAGATAACCGCATCCTTAAAGAAGATATTCTCAATTATTTGGCCAAGCAGACGGGAGCTATTTTACCTCCATCACCAAAACCTGAAATTATCCCACCATTACCAAAATTGGAGACTGCACCAGCTGCTCCAAAGGACAAAGGAACTAAAATTCCTATACCCATTTCCAAGCCCATCGTGTTTGCAGGGAAAGATAAAACTGAGGCTGTGACAG GCTTTCACAAGGCGATGGTAAAGACCATGACTGCTGCACTGAAGATTCCTCACTTTGGTTATTGTGATGAGATTGACTTAACTCAGCTCGTTCAATTGAGAGAAGAATTGAAACCTCTAGCACAAGTTCGTGGAGTTAAACTCTCCTTTATGCCTTTCTTCATAAAG gcAGCTTCTCTGGGATTATTGCATTATCCTATTCTTAATGCGTCTGTGGATGAAAACTGTCAAAATATCACATACAAG GCTTCTCACAACATTGGAGTTGCTATGGCCACAGAACAAGGCTTGATTGTCCCTAATGTGAAAAATGTTCAGGTCTGTAGCGTGTTTGAGATTGCTTCTGAATTAAATCGCCTTCTGACCTTGGGCTCTGCAGGCCAATTGGGAACAAATGACCTCACTGGGGGAACATTCACTCTCTCCAACATTGGCaca ATTGGTGGTACCTATGCCAAACCAGTGATACTACCTCCTGAAGTAGCTATTGGTGCTcttggaaaaatacag GTTCTTCCCCGATTTAATGGTAAAGGGGAAGTATTTGAAGCACAGATAATGAATGTGAGCTGGTCAGCTGATCACAGAATTATTGATGGAGCTACAATGGCCCGTTTTTCTAACTTGTGGAAATCTTATTTGGAGAAGCCCGCTTCCATGCTGCTAGATCTTAAATAA
- the DBT gene encoding lipoamide acyltransferase component of branched-chain alpha-keto acid dehydrogenase complex, mitochondrial isoform X1 encodes MAAVRALRSCGRTAGRLICVHHIRSCSSVRFIKSKYMSIFDKSAFKFSHQHRLFRTSAISNGQIVQFKLSDIGEGITEVTVKEWYVKEGDSVSQFDSICEVQSDKASVTITSRYDGIIRKLHYNLDEIAYVGKPLVDIETDALKDVASEEDVVETPAVSHEEHTHQEIKGHKTLATPAVRRLAMENNIKLSEVVGTGKDNRILKEDILNYLAKQTGAILPPSPKPEIIPPLPKLETAPAAPKDKGTKIPIPISKPIVFAGKDKTEAVTGFHKAMVKTMTAALKIPHFGYCDEIDLTQLVQLREELKPLAQVRGVKLSFMPFFIKAASLGLLHYPILNASVDENCQNITYKASHNIGVAMATEQGLIVPNVKNVQVCSVFEIASELNRLLTLGSAGQLGTNDLTGGTFTLSNIGTIGGTYAKPVILPPEVAIGALGKIQVLPRFNGKGEVFEAQIMNVSWSADHRIIDGATMARFSNLWKSYLEKPASMLLDLK; translated from the exons ATGGCGGCAGTGAGGGCGTTGAGGAGCTGCGGGCGGACTGCGGGGCGCCTG atcTGTGTTCACCATATTAGATCATGTAGCAGTGTTCGCTTTATAAAGTCCAAATACATGAGCATATTTGACAAATCTGCATTCAAGTTTAGTCATCAACACAGATTGTTCAGAACATCTGCTA TTTCAAATGGCCAAATTGTCCAGTTTAAGCTCTCTGATATTGGAGAAGGAATTACAGAGGTGACTGTGAAAGAATG GTATGTAAAAGAAGGTGATAGTGTGTCTCAGTTTGATAGCATCTGTGAAGTACAAAGTGATAAAGCTTCTGTCACTATCACTAGTCGTTATGATGGCATCATTAGAAAACTCCATTATAATCTAGATGAAATTGCTTATGTTGGAAAACCATTAGTGGACATAGAAACTGATGCCCTGAAAG aTGTAGCCTCAGAAGAGGATGTTGTTGAGACACCTGCTGTGTCTCATGAAGAACACACACACCAAGAGATAAAAGGCCACAAAACACTAGCAACCCCTGCAGTCCGTCGACTTGCCATGGAAAACAAT ATTAAACTGAGTGAAGTTGTTGGAACAGGGAAAGATAACCGCATCCTTAAAGAAGATATTCTCAATTATTTGGCCAAGCAGACGGGAGCTATTTTACCTCCATCACCAAAACCTGAAATTATCCCACCATTACCAAAATTGGAGACTGCACCAGCTGCTCCAAAGGACAAAGGAACTAAAATTCCTATACCCATTTCCAAGCCCATCGTGTTTGCAGGGAAAGATAAAACTGAGGCTGTGACAG GCTTTCACAAGGCGATGGTAAAGACCATGACTGCTGCACTGAAGATTCCTCACTTTGGTTATTGTGATGAGATTGACTTAACTCAGCTCGTTCAATTGAGAGAAGAATTGAAACCTCTAGCACAAGTTCGTGGAGTTAAACTCTCCTTTATGCCTTTCTTCATAAAG gcAGCTTCTCTGGGATTATTGCATTATCCTATTCTTAATGCGTCTGTGGATGAAAACTGTCAAAATATCACATACAAG GCTTCTCACAACATTGGAGTTGCTATGGCCACAGAACAAGGCTTGATTGTCCCTAATGTGAAAAATGTTCAGGTCTGTAGCGTGTTTGAGATTGCTTCTGAATTAAATCGCCTTCTGACCTTGGGCTCTGCAGGCCAATTGGGAACAAATGACCTCACTGGGGGAACATTCACTCTCTCCAACATTGGCaca ATTGGTGGTACCTATGCCAAACCAGTGATACTACCTCCTGAAGTAGCTATTGGTGCTcttggaaaaatacag GTTCTTCCCCGATTTAATGGTAAAGGGGAAGTATTTGAAGCACAGATAATGAATGTGAGCTGGTCAGCTGATCACAGAATTATTGATGGAGCTACAATGGCCCGTTTTTCTAACTTGTGGAAATCTTATTTGGAGAAGCCCGCTTCCATGCTGCTAGATCTTAAATAA
- the DBT gene encoding lipoamide acyltransferase component of branched-chain alpha-keto acid dehydrogenase complex, mitochondrial isoform X3 → MSIFDKSAFKFSHQHRLFRTSAISNGQIVQFKLSDIGEGITEVTVKEWYVKEGDSVSQFDSICEVQSDKASVTITSRYDGIIRKLHYNLDEIAYVGKPLVDIETDALKDVASEEDVVETPAVSHEEHTHQEIKGHKTLATPAVRRLAMENNIKLSEVVGTGKDNRILKEDILNYLAKQTGAILPPSPKPEIIPPLPKLETAPAAPKDKGTKIPIPISKPIVFAGKDKTEAVTGFHKAMVKTMTAALKIPHFGYCDEIDLTQLVQLREELKPLAQVRGVKLSFMPFFIKAASLGLLHYPILNASVDENCQNITYKASHNIGVAMATEQGLIVPNVKNVQVCSVFEIASELNRLLTLGSAGQLGTNDLTGGTFTLSNIGTIGGTYAKPVILPPEVAIGALGKIQVLPRFNGKGEVFEAQIMNVSWSADHRIIDGATMARFSNLWKSYLEKPASMLLDLK, encoded by the exons ATGAGCATATTTGACAAATCTGCATTCAAGTTTAGTCATCAACACAGATTGTTCAGAACATCTGCTA TTTCAAATGGCCAAATTGTCCAGTTTAAGCTCTCTGATATTGGAGAAGGAATTACAGAGGTGACTGTGAAAGAATG GTATGTAAAAGAAGGTGATAGTGTGTCTCAGTTTGATAGCATCTGTGAAGTACAAAGTGATAAAGCTTCTGTCACTATCACTAGTCGTTATGATGGCATCATTAGAAAACTCCATTATAATCTAGATGAAATTGCTTATGTTGGAAAACCATTAGTGGACATAGAAACTGATGCCCTGAAAG aTGTAGCCTCAGAAGAGGATGTTGTTGAGACACCTGCTGTGTCTCATGAAGAACACACACACCAAGAGATAAAAGGCCACAAAACACTAGCAACCCCTGCAGTCCGTCGACTTGCCATGGAAAACAAT ATTAAACTGAGTGAAGTTGTTGGAACAGGGAAAGATAACCGCATCCTTAAAGAAGATATTCTCAATTATTTGGCCAAGCAGACGGGAGCTATTTTACCTCCATCACCAAAACCTGAAATTATCCCACCATTACCAAAATTGGAGACTGCACCAGCTGCTCCAAAGGACAAAGGAACTAAAATTCCTATACCCATTTCCAAGCCCATCGTGTTTGCAGGGAAAGATAAAACTGAGGCTGTGACAG GCTTTCACAAGGCGATGGTAAAGACCATGACTGCTGCACTGAAGATTCCTCACTTTGGTTATTGTGATGAGATTGACTTAACTCAGCTCGTTCAATTGAGAGAAGAATTGAAACCTCTAGCACAAGTTCGTGGAGTTAAACTCTCCTTTATGCCTTTCTTCATAAAG gcAGCTTCTCTGGGATTATTGCATTATCCTATTCTTAATGCGTCTGTGGATGAAAACTGTCAAAATATCACATACAAG GCTTCTCACAACATTGGAGTTGCTATGGCCACAGAACAAGGCTTGATTGTCCCTAATGTGAAAAATGTTCAGGTCTGTAGCGTGTTTGAGATTGCTTCTGAATTAAATCGCCTTCTGACCTTGGGCTCTGCAGGCCAATTGGGAACAAATGACCTCACTGGGGGAACATTCACTCTCTCCAACATTGGCaca ATTGGTGGTACCTATGCCAAACCAGTGATACTACCTCCTGAAGTAGCTATTGGTGCTcttggaaaaatacag GTTCTTCCCCGATTTAATGGTAAAGGGGAAGTATTTGAAGCACAGATAATGAATGTGAGCTGGTCAGCTGATCACAGAATTATTGATGGAGCTACAATGGCCCGTTTTTCTAACTTGTGGAAATCTTATTTGGAGAAGCCCGCTTCCATGCTGCTAGATCTTAAATAA